In Phocoena phocoena chromosome 19, mPhoPho1.1, whole genome shotgun sequence, a genomic segment contains:
- the UTS2R gene encoding urotensin-2 receptor has translation MPEPPGAPNASLNSSWASPAEPSSLEDLVATGTIGVVLSAMGVVGVVGNLYTLAVMCRFLHTSASMYVYVINLALADLLYLLSIPFIVATYVTKAWHFGDVGCRVLFSLDFLTMHASIFTLTLMSSERYTAVVRPLDMVQRSKSYRKVLALGTWLLALFLALPMMLAIRLVRRGHKSLCLPAWGQRAHRTYLTLLFGTSIVGPGVVIGLLYVRLARAYWQSQRASFTQTRRLPNPRVLYLILGIVLLFWACFLPFWLWQLLTQYRGTPPLTPRSARIVNYLTTCLTYSNSCVNPFLYTLLTKNYRDYRQRSLQGRGAHRPGGTHSFPQARTGCQRSSGHSLSSSSQQASETIALSQAAPRGLCT, from the coding sequence ATGCCCGAGCCGCCCGGCGCCCCCAATGCCTCTCTCAACAGCTCGTGGGCCAGCCCAGCGGAGCCCAGCTCCCTGGAGGACCTGGTGGCCACGGGCACCATTGGGGTGGTGCTCTCGGCCATGGGCGTGGTTGGCGTGGTGGGCAACTTGTACACGCTGGCTGTCATGTGCCGCTTCCTGCACACCTCGGCCTCCATGTACGTCTACGTCATCAACCTGGCGCTGGCGGACTTGCTCTACCTGCTCAGCATCCCCTTCATCGTGGCCACCTACGTCACCAAGGCGTGGCACTTCGGCGACGTGGGCTGCCGTGTCCTCTTCAGCCTGGACTTCCTGACCATGCACGCCAGCATCTTCACCCTGACCCTCATGAGCAGTGAGCGCTACACCGCCGTGGTGAGGCCACTGGACATGGTGCAGCGTTCCAAGAGCTACCGCAAGGTCCTGGCGCTGGGCACGTGGCTGCTGGCGCTGTTTCTGGCACTGCCCATGATGCTGGCCATCCGGCTGGTCCGCAGGGGCCACAAGAGCCTCTGCCTGCCGGCCTGGGGCCAGCGCGCCCACCGCACCTACCTGACACTGCTCTTCGGGACCAGCATTGTGGGGCCCGGCGTGGTCATCGGGCTGCTCTACGTCCGCCTGGCCCGGGCCTACTGGCAGTCGCAGCGGGCTTCCTTCACGCAGACACGGCGGCTACCCAACCCCAGGGTGCTCTACCTCATCCTGGGCATCGTGCTGCTCTTCTGGGCCTGCTTCCTGCCCTTCTGGCTGTGGCAGCTCCTCACCCAGTACCGCGGGACCCCGCCGCTCACGCCCCGCTCCGCCCGCATCGTCAACTACCTGACCACCTGCCTCACCTACAGCAACAGCTGCGTAAACCCCTTCCTCTACACGCTGCTCACTAAGAACTACCGCGACTACCGCCAGCGCTCGCTCCAAGGCAGGGGCGCCCACCGGCCCGGGGGTACCCACAGCTTCCCGCAGGCCCGCACTGGCTGCCAGCGCAGCTCAGGCCACTCACTGTCCTCCAGCAGCCAGCAGGCCAGCGAGACCATCGCGCTGTCCCAGGCTGCTCCTAGGGGGCTCTGCACCTGA
- the TEX19 gene encoding testis-expressed protein 19, whose translation MCPPVSMRCEAEGLSYLYTSWMYQLQHGSQLRVCFACFKAAFLDLGQLLDLEDWEDEDWDSELMDHTEAGSEQGSSPGMGPSWGLGQGQLAQGGFVDWGWGTLASGLVGSEEEGLDEDSVPTELEPQDATPLGLGAEDADWTQSLPWRFGGLPTCSHWPSPSPWQEFFKVDLPPVTFMVGCYDAIYFRKMKPGWALRTPDRCWKLLLEPDEVRVVRLQDAPQKHR comes from the exons ATGTGCCCCCCAGTCAGCATGCGGTGTGAGGCGGAGGGCTTGTCCTACCTGTACACGTCCTGGATGTATCAGCTTCAACATGGCAGCCAGCTAAGGGTCTGCTTCGCTTGCTTCAAGGCTGCCTTTCTGGACCTCGGACAGTTGCTGGATTTGGAAGACTGGGAAGATGAAGATTGGGACTCTGAGCTGATGGACCACACTGAGGCAGGGTCTGAGCAGGGGTCATCCCCGGGGATGGGACCAAGCTGGGGGCTGGGCCAAGGGCAGCTTGCACAGGGTGGGTTTGTGGACTGGGGGTGGGGCACCCTGGCGTCAGGCCTCGTGGGGTCCGAAGAGGAGGGCCTGGACGAGGACTCTGTGCCCACGGAGCTGGAGCCTCAGGATGCCACGCCCCTGGGCCTGGGCGCTGAGGATGCTGACTGGACCCAAAGCCTTCCCTGGAGATTTGGGGGACTCCCTACCTGCTCACACTGGCCAAGCCCTTCTCCATGGCAGGAGTTTTTCAAAGTGGACCTGCCCCCG GTCACCTTTATGGTGGGCTGCTATGATGCCATCTACTTCCGGAAGATGAAGCCAGGATGGGCCCTGAGGACCCCAGACCGGTGTTGGAAACTGCTGCTGGAGCCTGATGAGGTGAGAGTGGTGAGACTCCAAGATGCACCCCAGAAGCACCGGTAG